In the genome of Bosea sp. ANAM02, the window ATGATCATCAGCGCCTCTCTCGATCAGGCCGAGTGCAACCATGAGCTTCCGGCGAATATCGAGGATGGCGCTGCTGTCAGATTGAAGAGCGGCTTCCGTATCCGGAGTTATCGGCAGCGCTCCGACACGCGCGGCATGAAGCATTTCGCGGAGCATGGGGCCGAGATCGGATTGACCGAGCATCGCCAGGACATGGGCAAGCTGACGGGAATCCGCTTTCGGTTCCTGCCAGCGGCGAGGGCGGTTCTCGCCATTGAGAAGACGCGTGCGAATGTGCTCGCCCAGCGTCCGCTTCCCCGCTTCCGCGACGAGACGGCTCCGCTCCTCTTCCGTAAGCCGGATGGAGACGGGTCGTGTCGGTTCTTTGCGCGGTATCTGCTTCCCATTTCCCCGCTCTCCGAGGTCCATGTCCTGCCGTTTCCGGACAGGCACCAGGCAAATAGCTTCCCGCGCCCTGATCGAAGATCAGAGTTCAAATTTCGGAGGCTGTTTGGGCTTGATGCCGGTCGCTTGAAATAGCAAGGCAAGCGGGTTGAGGGTCAGCTCCACCAGGCCCGACGTAAGTCGTTGATCTCCCGAAAAACTGTTTGATTGCAGCGTCTTGGCGCCCCAGCCGCTATGCTCGTGACCTGCGTCGGCATGCGAACCGATGGTGGGCGATCCGAGCATGTTCGGCTTCGCGGGAGCACAAGGGGCTACGCGCGCACGTTTGCCGTCGTCGTGGGCCACCGCATGCTCGCTTGATGCGATGCCGTGTGCCCAGGCGAGCGCCGCCATGTCGCCAAGGCCGTATTCTCCCTCGATCCAGGTGTCAGAGTTCGCCTGCCTGCTCCGGCAGGCGCGAGGTCACGCCGACGATCGGGCGCAGGTGCTGCTCGAGAATCGCCAGCGCCTTCTCCTCGTCCCATTCGGAGAGGGCGGCGATCAGGGCGTGATGCTCCTTGCTGATGCGGGTGACGCGGCTCGGATCGGTGTTGATCGCGGTCATCGCCACGCGCTGCTGGCGAGCGCCGAGCGACTGGTAGAGCTCGGACAGCACGACATTGCCGACCGCGGCGATCATCACGAAATGGAACTCGCGGTTGAGCTCGACGCGGTTGAAATAGTCGCCCTGCGGCAGTCGCTCCAGCTCAGCCAGAATCGCGTGCATGTCGGCAGGGAGCGGCAGTTCCTCGCGGCAGATGCGGCGGATGGCATGGCCCTCGATCATGCGCCGGGCCTCGTAGAGGTCGAGCAGTTCCTGCGCCGTGACCTGCCGGACGAGCGCGCCGCGGCGCGGCAGCAGGTCGATGAAGCGCTCGGCCTCAAGGCGATGAAAGGCCTCGCGGACCGGCGTGCGCGAAACGCCCAGCGCCGAGGAGATCTCCTCCTCCTCGATGAAGCAGCCGCCGAGGAAGCGGCCGCGCAGGATCTGCTCGCGCACATAGAGATAGACCCGTTCCCGGGTCGGCTTCCCGCGCAAGGCAGCCATCTCGTCCTGTTCGATCATGGCCATCGACATCGCGCCCCTTTCGCTCTTCCATAGGGCTTTCGAGAGTAGACAACAAAAAATCCGCCACGTATACATGACGCATCAAGAGCGCGGCTCATCTGTTCGTCTACAGTGAAGCCGTGCCGGGGAACCGCATGACCGTGCACGCCGCCACTGCGACAGAGAGCCGGAATCCGGGCCGTTCGGCCGGGCATGACCGGTCTTGTCGGCATGCTGGCGCGGTTATTGCTCGCATCCGCCCGGCTCCGCCCTTCCCGCCATCGGGACGCGACAGGCCCTAGGGCCAGCGGACAGCCGGACCCAGCAGCAGAGGATCAGCCGATGACCATCTCTCGCCGTTCCGTCCTTGGTGCCGGTCTTGCCGGTCCGCTGCTGGCCTCGCCCTTCCTGCTCAGTCCCGCGCGAGCGCAACGCGCCGCCGGGATCATCCGCTACGGCCTCTCGGCCTTTCCGCCGAACCTGCAGCCCTGGGTCTCCACGGGGGCCTCGGCCGGCACGGTGAAGATGCTGATCAACCGCAGCCTCGTCTCCTACGATTCCAAGGGCGAGCTGCGCGGCGAGCTGGCGGAATCCTGGTCGCGCGATGCCGAGGGCGCCTGGGTCTTCAAGTTGCGGAAGGGCTGTGTCTTCCACAATGGCGAGCCGGTCACGGCCGATGATGTGAAATGGTCGATCGAGCAGATCGCCGGCGAGAAATCGACCGCCTATATGCGCACGCAGTTCCAGCAGATCGAGCGGATCGAAATCCCCGACCAGCAGACGGTGCGCCTCGTCACCAAGGGGGCGCAGGCGACGCTGCCGACCTGGTTCGCCAATTACAACACCTTCGTCATCTGGCGGAAGTCGAGCCCGAGCGAGCCGATCGGCGCCGGTCCCTTCCGCCTCGTCGGGCAGGAGCGCGGCACCTCGCTGGAGCTTGCCGCCTTCGATAAGTTCTACAAGCCGGGCATTCCCAAGGCCAAGGGCATCAAGTTCGTCGTCTATGCCGACGAGAACCTGCGCAACGCGGCGCTGATGTCGGGCGATGTCGACATGATCGAATATGTGCCGTGGCAGTCGATGGCGGCGGTGCAGGCCGATCCGCGCCTCAAGCTCGACACGCAGGAGGGGCCGTTCATGGACGTGCTCTTCAACGGCACCAAGCCGCCCTTCAACGATCCGCGCGTGCGCCGGGCCGTGGCGCATGCGGTCAAGCGCGAGGATATCGTCAAGGTCGCTTTCTTCGGGCGCGGCAAGCCGCTCGAAGGCGTGCCGATCGTCGAGGGCACGCCCTGGTACGACAAGGAGCTCGCGCATGGCTGGAACTACGATCCCGCCCGTTCGAAGGCGCTGCTCGCGGAAGCCGGCTTCGCCGACGGTTTCCAGACCACGCTGCTCGCGACCGCGCAGTTCGGCATGCACAAGGATACAGCCGAGATCGTCCAGCAATATCTCGCTGCGATCGGCATCCAGGCGGAATTGCAGCTGCCGGACTGGTCGACCCGCGTCAGCCGCGGATCGCGTGGCCAGTACGACATGGCGATCCACGGCGTGTCCTCGGACAATAACGACCCCGACGGCCTGACCGTGGTGCTCGACACCTCGCTTTCGCCGACGCATGGCCGCTCCTTCAAGGTCGAGGCGCCGCGCACGATCGCGGCGCTGGCGAAGGGGCGGGCGGAGTTCGACCAGGCCAAGCGCGTCGAGATCTACAAGGAGATGCAGCGTGCGGCGCTCGAGGAGGTGCCGCTGGTCGGCCTGGCCTGGCGCCAGCAGGGCTACGGCATGGACAAGGGCATACAGGGTTTCACCAACCTGCCCGGCGCACTCTCGACCTCCTCCGGCAACATGCTCGAGGAGACGTATTTCGGATGAGCGCGGCCTGGCTCGGACGGCGGCTGTTCCTGACCCTGGTGATGGCCTGGGTCGTCGCGACGATCGTGTTCCTGGCGCTGCACATGGTGCCGGGAGATCCGGCCGAGCTCCTGCTGTCCACCTCCGGTGCGATGCCCGACCCGGCGACGGTGCAGGAACTGCGCGAGAAGCTCGGGCTCGACCGGCCGATCCTGGTCCAGTACGGCCAGTTCCTGGCGGGACTGGCACGCGGCGATCTCGGCGCCTCGCTGGTCGACGATTATCCGGTCGTGAAGGAAATCGCGCTCAGGCTGCCGCGCACGCTGGAGTTGATCCTGGCGGGGACTGTGATCGCGGTTGTGATCGGCGTGCCCGCCGGCGTCTATGCGGCGGTCCATCGCGGCGGCGCCTTCGACCGTGCCGCCTCCTGGATTACCGCGCTGCTTCTCGCGGTGCCGGTCTTCGTCGTCGGGACACTCCTGATCCTGCTGCTGGCGCAGACGCTGCGCCTGATGCCGGCCGGCGGCTTCGTGCCCTTCAGCCAGGATCCGGGCCAGCATCTCAAGCTCCTGGCCCTGCCGGCCGTCGCGATCGCCAAGGGCCTCGCCGCCGTGCTGTTCCGCATGACGCGGGCGGCGACGCTGGACGCGCTCGCCCATGACTATGTCCGCACGGCGCGCGCCAAGGGGCTGGCGCCCAAGCGGGTGCTGATCGTCCACGTTCTGCGCAATGCGCTGAACCCGGTCGTCACCGTGCTCGGCCTGCAGATGGGCACGCTGCTCGGCGGTACGGTCCTCGTCGAATACGTCTTCAACTGGCCGGGGATGTCGACGCCGCTGCTGCGCGCCGTCGAGGGGCGCGATTATCCGATGGTGGTCGGCATCATCCTGACGATCTCGGTGCTGTTCCTGCTCATCAATCTGCTCGTCGAGCTGCTGCACGCGGCGATCGATCCAAGGGTGCAGCACGGATGAAGCGGCGCGGCGTCCATCGGCTCTTCCTGCCCGGCGGCATCGTGGCTGCGATCCTGCTCCTTGCGATCGCGGCGCCGCTGCTGCCGCTGCCCGATCCGATCCGGCAGGACGTGGCGCGGCGGCTCGCCGGGCCGATGTCGGGCTCCTGGCTCGGGCGCGACGAATTCGGCCGCGACGTGCTCTCGCGTCTGGTCTGGGGCGCCCGCACCAGCCTTTCGGTCGCCTTCGTCTCGGCAAGCTTCGCAGGGCTCGTCGGCATCACGCTCGGCCTGATCGGCGGCTGGGCCAGGAGCTGGGGCGCCTTTCTCACGGTGCGCAGCGTCGAGATCATCATGTGCTTCCCGCCGGTGCTGCTGGCGCTGCTGGTGGTGACGCTGCTCGGCCCCGGCGCCGGAACGCTGATCCTCGTGCTTTCGGTGCTTTACCTGCCCGGTTTCGCGCGCGTGACCTATGCCGAGGTGCTGGCGGTGAAGGGGCGCGACTATGTCGAGGCGACGCGGGCGCTCGGCGCGACGCCGTCGCATCTGCTCTTCCGCACCGTCCTGCCCAATATCGCGGGCCCGCTGCTGGTGCAGTTCTCGCTCGCCGTCGCCGCCGCCGTGGTGATCGAGAGCGGCCTGTCCTTCCTGGGACTGGGCGTCGTGCCGCCGGCCCCGTCCTGGGGGCTGATGATCCGCGGCGCGCGCTCGACCATGGAGCAGGCCCCCCTGCTGCTGCTCTGGCCCTGCGCCGTGCTGACGCTCACCATCCTCGCCATGAACCTGCTCTGCGACGCGTTGCGCGACGTTCTCGACCCGCGCACCAGCGAGCGTTGACCAACAAGCCTATCCAAGGAAGGACCACGCCATGGCCACCAAGACCGACCCGCTCGTCCATATGGGCACCATCACGGGGGGCGAGGCGCGCGAGCTGCTGAAGTCCAACCCCGTCATCCTGCTGCCGATGGGCAGCCATGAGGACCAGGGTCCCCATGCGCCGATGGGCGATTACCTGCTGGCCGAGAAGATCGCCGAGCTCGCCGCGCTGCAGGCGAGCAAGGCCGGCACGCGCACGCTGGTCGCGCCGGTCCTGCCCTATGGCGGCGCCGACTGGTTCGGCCCGATGGTCGGCGGCATCGCGATCTCGCAGAGCACGCTGACCGCGGTGATCGCCGAGATGGTCGACTCGCTGCATCGCAACGGCCTGACCCGGATCATCGTGATCAACGGCCATGGCGGCAATGTCGGGCCGATCTCGGAGGTGGCGCGCGAGCTCTACCAGCGCGAGCGCATCGTGCTGCCGAGCCTTTATCTCTGGCGCATCGCCTATGGCATGCTGCCGGGCATCGTCGGCGCCGAAACCTCGGCGAAGGTCTCCGGTCATGGCGCCGATCCGCTGACCAGCCTCGGCCTGCATCTCTTCCCCGAGCTGATCCGCAAGGACTTCATCCCGGCCGGCAAGCCGATGAAGCGCGATCCGTTGCTCGACCTGCCCTTCACGGGCCTCGGCACCGCGAGCTTCGACGGCGCCGAGGTCGGGATGCCCAACGAATATGACGAGGTCTACCATGCCGGTGTCGGCAAGGGCGATCCGACGCTCTGCTCGGCCGAGACGGGCGTGAAGCTGGCGGAGAAGCTGACCGATGTCTGCGCCCGCTTCATCGCTCATTTCGCGTCCAAGGTCCCGGCCTGAGCCGATCTTTCTTCAACCGAGCCGCCCGAGGCGGCGCCACAGCAGGAGGTTCCCATGCTTACCCGCCGCCTCGTCATCCAGTCCGGCCTCGCGACCATCGCGATGCCGGCCGTCCTGCGGGCACAGTCGCTCTCGGGGCAGATCACCCTGATGGCCTATTCCGGCATCTTCCAGGACAACTATACCAAGGCGGTGGTCGAGCCGTTTCTCCAGGCTCATCCCGGCGTGAAGGTGAACTACGTGCCGGGGGGCTCCTCGGCCCAGATGGTCGGCAGCGTCCGGGCGCAGAAGGCCGATCCGCAGACCGACGTGGTGATCATGGACGTCACCACGTCCAGCATCGGCAATCTCGAAGGCCTGTTCGAAAAGCTCAGCCCCTCCGACTTCCCGGTGCTGAACGAGCTTCTGCCCGAGGCGCGCGCTGCCGGCGGCGAGTTCGGCCCGGCCGTGACCTTCGATCATCTCGTCCTCGTGCAGGATGCCACGCTCAAGCCCCAACTGGCCAAGCTCGCCGATCTCTGGCGGCCGGATCTCAAGGGCCATATCGCGCTCTC includes:
- a CDS encoding creatininase family protein, which codes for MATKTDPLVHMGTITGGEARELLKSNPVILLPMGSHEDQGPHAPMGDYLLAEKIAELAALQASKAGTRTLVAPVLPYGGADWFGPMVGGIAISQSTLTAVIAEMVDSLHRNGLTRIIVINGHGGNVGPISEVARELYQRERIVLPSLYLWRIAYGMLPGIVGAETSAKVSGHGADPLTSLGLHLFPELIRKDFIPAGKPMKRDPLLDLPFTGLGTASFDGAEVGMPNEYDEVYHAGVGKGDPTLCSAETGVKLAEKLTDVCARFIAHFASKVPA
- a CDS encoding ABC transporter permease, whose amino-acid sequence is MKRRGVHRLFLPGGIVAAILLLAIAAPLLPLPDPIRQDVARRLAGPMSGSWLGRDEFGRDVLSRLVWGARTSLSVAFVSASFAGLVGITLGLIGGWARSWGAFLTVRSVEIIMCFPPVLLALLVVTLLGPGAGTLILVLSVLYLPGFARVTYAEVLAVKGRDYVEATRALGATPSHLLFRTVLPNIAGPLLVQFSLAVAAAVVIESGLSFLGLGVVPPAPSWGLMIRGARSTMEQAPLLLLWPCAVLTLTILAMNLLCDALRDVLDPRTSER
- a CDS encoding GntR family transcriptional regulator, with the translated sequence MAMIEQDEMAALRGKPTRERVYLYVREQILRGRFLGGCFIEEEEISSALGVSRTPVREAFHRLEAERFIDLLPRRGALVRQVTAQELLDLYEARRMIEGHAIRRICREELPLPADMHAILAELERLPQGDYFNRVELNREFHFVMIAAVGNVVLSELYQSLGARQQRVAMTAINTDPSRVTRISKEHHALIAALSEWDEEKALAILEQHLRPIVGVTSRLPEQAGEL
- a CDS encoding ABC transporter permease, with amino-acid sequence MSAAWLGRRLFLTLVMAWVVATIVFLALHMVPGDPAELLLSTSGAMPDPATVQELREKLGLDRPILVQYGQFLAGLARGDLGASLVDDYPVVKEIALRLPRTLELILAGTVIAVVIGVPAGVYAAVHRGGAFDRAASWITALLLAVPVFVVGTLLILLLAQTLRLMPAGGFVPFSQDPGQHLKLLALPAVAIAKGLAAVLFRMTRAATLDALAHDYVRTARAKGLAPKRVLIVHVLRNALNPVVTVLGLQMGTLLGGTVLVEYVFNWPGMSTPLLRAVEGRDYPMVVGIILTISVLFLLINLLVELLHAAIDPRVQHG
- a CDS encoding ABC transporter substrate-binding protein encodes the protein MTISRRSVLGAGLAGPLLASPFLLSPARAQRAAGIIRYGLSAFPPNLQPWVSTGASAGTVKMLINRSLVSYDSKGELRGELAESWSRDAEGAWVFKLRKGCVFHNGEPVTADDVKWSIEQIAGEKSTAYMRTQFQQIERIEIPDQQTVRLVTKGAQATLPTWFANYNTFVIWRKSSPSEPIGAGPFRLVGQERGTSLELAAFDKFYKPGIPKAKGIKFVVYADENLRNAALMSGDVDMIEYVPWQSMAAVQADPRLKLDTQEGPFMDVLFNGTKPPFNDPRVRRAVAHAVKREDIVKVAFFGRGKPLEGVPIVEGTPWYDKELAHGWNYDPARSKALLAEAGFADGFQTTLLATAQFGMHKDTAEIVQQYLAAIGIQAELQLPDWSTRVSRGSRGQYDMAIHGVSSDNNDPDGLTVVLDTSLSPTHGRSFKVEAPRTIAALAKGRAEFDQAKRVEIYKEMQRAALEEVPLVGLAWRQQGYGMDKGIQGFTNLPGALSTSSGNMLEETYFG